Proteins encoded within one genomic window of Verrucomicrobiales bacterium:
- a CDS encoding pyridoxamine 5'-phosphate oxidase family protein, with protein sequence MSKAHDSIDSALTSWIAKQRMFFVGSAPLSADGHVNISPKGGDAFRVLGPLEVVYQDYTGSGAETAAHLRENGRIVILFCAFEGSPKIARLHGTGTLVTPGHPRYGELCLHFQDNPGTRAFVLIQVTRVSTSCGYSVPLYEFQGQRDVLDEWAKKQGPQGVEEYRHRKNQRSIDGLPAFEGL encoded by the coding sequence GTGAGCAAAGCACACGACTCCATCGACTCAGCACTGACCTCATGGATTGCCAAGCAGCGCATGTTCTTCGTCGGCAGCGCGCCCTTGTCGGCTGATGGCCACGTGAACATTTCGCCTAAAGGCGGAGACGCTTTCCGAGTGCTCGGTCCGCTCGAAGTCGTCTACCAAGATTACACCGGCAGCGGTGCAGAGACCGCGGCCCATCTGCGCGAGAATGGTCGCATCGTGATTCTGTTCTGCGCTTTTGAAGGCTCACCCAAAATTGCACGCCTCCATGGCACAGGAACCCTGGTAACCCCGGGCCATCCGCGCTACGGAGAACTCTGCCTGCACTTCCAGGACAACCCGGGGACCAGAGCCTTTGTGCTCATCCAGGTCACCCGCGTGTCAACCTCGTGTGGCTACTCGGTTCCGCTGTATGAATTCCAAGGCCAACGCGACGTCCTCGACGAATGGGCCAAGAAGCAGGGCCCTCAAGGCGTCGAGGAGTATCGCCACCGGAAAAACCAGCGCAGCATCGACGGCCTGCCCGCATTCGAAGGGCTTTGA